Proteins encoded together in one Mercenaria mercenaria strain notata chromosome 18, MADL_Memer_1, whole genome shotgun sequence window:
- the LOC123539183 gene encoding interferon-induced protein 44-like: MILYLHIRYLLESMGGSPSTPPPPPPKKLTDRPWRQPSTWNATLEQSILSDIRQLDPQKKPNLLILGPVGAGKSSFINSILSIGKGRKCASAPTGESSSSWTLDLDRFTERSLLKKYRLLDCMGIEPTVGHGFHPEDIVCLLKGHVKKGYKFNPASPITESSEHYRRNPEFGDQTHCVIFVVNAKTIHSGIPPAYVQKISYLQDKIKREHIPRILILTKADQLCDEVERDITNMFWSVKVQEAVKTASEVFSIDQASIHPVKNYEVDFNIDTKTNIPLLIALRQTMQYAADRVERVLDNDDDDSD; the protein is encoded by the exons CCCCTCCACCTCCTCCGCCTAAGAAACTGACAGACAGACCATGGAGGCAACCGTCAACCTGGAATGCAACG CTTGAACAGTCTATTTTATCAGACATTCGCCAGTTAGATCCCCAGAAGAAACCAAATCTATTGATTCTAGGGCCGGTGGGAGCAGGAAAGTCGAGTTTTATCAATTCAATTTTAAGTATTGGTAAAGGAAGAAAATGTGCATCGGCACCAACAGGAGAATCAAGTTCCAGCTGGACACTAGAT CTTGACAGGTTCACTGAGCGAAGTCTACTGAAAAAGTATCGCCTATTAGACTGCATGGGTATTGAACCTACTGTAGGACACGGATTCCACCCGGAAGATATCGTTTGCTTGCTTAAAGGACATGTCAAGAAAGGATATAAA TTTAATCCTGCAAGCCCAATTACGGAGTCTAGTGAGCACTACAGACGCAATCCGGAGTTCGGAGACCAGACTCATTGTGTAATTTTCGTGGTGAATGCAAAAACGATCCATTCTGGTATACCACCGGCATATGTACAGAAAATCAGCTATCTGCAGGACAAGATAAAGCGAGAAC atattcCTAGGATTCTGATCCTTACAAAAGCCGACCAACTCTGTGACGAAGTAGAAAGAGATATTACAAATATGTTTTGGAGCGTCAAGGTACAGGAAGCGGTCAAAACTGCAAGTGAGGTTTTCAGTATTGACCAGGCATCAATACATCCGGTCAAGAATTATGAAGTTGATTTCAATATAGACACTAAGACAAACATCCCACTTCTAATTGCACTGAGGCAGACAATGCAATATGCTGCAGACAGAGTGGAACGTGTGTTagataatgatgatgacgataGTGATTGA